Within Chlamydia pneumoniae TW-183, the genomic segment ATCCAATCTTTCTTTATACCTCTAAAACGCGAATACCTAAAACATCTCCTAGAGCGATAATTTCTCCCCTACCGACCTTAGCTCCATCTAAAATGATATCCACACCGTATGCTGGATGGTTTCCCAAGCTCAATATACTTCCCAAGTTCAATTTTATAAATTCACTGACTGCTAAGGAATATCTTGCAACTTCGACTACGAGTCTACTGTATCCAGGGAGGGGAGCTGCGGAAGCTTGTGGATTTTCAGGAAGAGGAGGGTCTTCATGAGTTAGGTTAGGGTAACTGGTAATTTTAAATTCTCCAGAGGAGGGCGTTAAGAAACGGCCACCAAAAAACTGATGTTTTTGCACTGTGAGTAAAGCGCCGCTTTCTTCGGTTTCAGGATCATAAAGACAGCTATCTAACATAATGAATGATCCTGGGACTACCTGATGCCATTCTTCTTGAGTTAGCTGAGAATACCCGACTTCTACAGAAAGAGAGATCTGCTGCGTTTGATCTATATTATGAAGATCCGACTCATCATGGAGACCTGAGAAAAACTTCTGACAACTTTGGAAGGTATCTTCTGGCAATAACAGACGACATCGAACATTTTTTCCATCTAGGCGCAGAGAAATATCTACGACTTGGAAAGAGCCTTGCAGACTTGTAGCTGTAAATATAGCATCCCCTCCGACTTTGGCAGACAAAGAGGGCACCCACTGGAGCTCTTCAAATAATTTACAGGCTTCGGCGACAAAATAATAATGGAACCCTAGGAGCTTATCTTTTTCATAGAAATATGAAGCAAGGCTGGCATCATCAAATACTGCTACCATGAGCTCCTGAAGGTCTTCTTCTGATGTTAGGAACAACAGATTTTCTACTTCCCAAGGTTGGACTACCATAGGTTGTATTAGAAGATGCACGCCGAATTCTTTCGTAGCTTCTACAGCAGTTATAGATCCACGAAACTTTATAGAAACCTGGACATCTTCAAGTCGAAATTTCTCTCTAATTTTATGTTGGCACAGTTCCTTAGGAAACTCAGGAGCAGCAACCTGCTCCTCAGTCTTCCCTAGGGAACTTAAAAAATTATTCCGAGATTTTAGCCAACTTGCACTAGAATCGGCTGCTACTGCCATAAAGTACCTTTATAAACGTGCTTCTTCGATTTTATAAGAATCTTGTTCTTTATCGTCTTGTTTTTGTTTTTGATTCTGATCTCTTTGATCTTTCTCTTCTCTATGACGGATCGTAGATGCAATCATATGTAGAGGAGTTTGTACCTCTTCAATTTTAGGAAGCTGTACTAAAAGATTTCCAACTGAGAATTCTTTTAATGTGAGTTGATGACCTTTTAAAGCACTTACCAATGAAGAAAGTTGGCTAGGGTTATTCGTTACAAGGTCTGCAGCTTCTGCCATTTGTGTAGCATCTACAAAACTTGAGAACTTAACGGAAAGATCCTGTCCAGATTGCACTAATGTAAGATTAGCTCCAACAAAGGCTTCAGGCACACTAGAACTAGCATCTAATACCAACTCTACAAGTTGCTCACCGTTGATTTCTGAAATCACCATAGATTCTACAGTAGAAAGTATGATATTTTCTATCCACTGTGTATCGATACTACTAACAGCTATGGGAGCGACTTCTACAACAGCTTCTGCTGATCCAGCTGCTGCGATATCTATAAGAGACATACCTGCAAAGGCGTTCTCAGCAAGGCAAAATTCTTGAGATTCTTGCTCTTCCTCTTTGGATCCTACTTCAGCAATCTCATCATCAACTCGCTTCTCTTCATCAGCAAATTTTCTAGATTCTGTACGTGTATTTCCTTTACTTGAGGTTGTTTTCTCTTGTCGTGTTTGCTTTCCTTCCAAAGAAAATACTTTTACATCACGACTATCTCTAGGTTCAGGAGAGTTCTGGTATACAGTGTGATTGTCTGTTTTAGCGCTATATAATGATTCTGCTGTTTTCTTTAATTCCATGAACTAGCTTCCCCCTGATTCACGTTTTTTTTTCTGGCGCAGTTGGAAAAGCAGCTGCCCCATCTCGTCTTGTTCTTTTTCTTCAGCGCGAGCTTCTTCTTTGAGAGCTTCTTTCATCCATTCTTCTTTATGGAGTCGTGTTTTCTCTTCTTCTTTTCTACGCTTCGCTAAATTTACTTCTGCTTTTTCGAGTTCTTTAGAAGCAGCAAGCACAACTTCTTTTTGTTTGTTGACTTTCTCTTCTTCTTCCGAAAGCTGTACTGCAACCACTTTAATGTACGATTTTATCTGTAAGACGGCGTCGCTTGTTGTACCTTCGTCCAACAAATCGCGGAGTTGTTGGATTTTTTGCATATAGTGATTTTTAACTTTATCGCGTTCAGCTTCTTTCTCTCGTAATTTCTCTTGTTCTATTTCTAAAAGACGTCGTTTTTCTTTAACAACTTTTTCTGCTCTATCTACACGATCCTTTTTAATCGCTAAAACAGGCTCTAGTGGATATTTTGCCACAGCATACTACTCTTTATTTACCGGAAAATGGCGCGCAGTTGTTGTGCTGCTTCCTCATAGTTTGTCTTTTCGTGGATATCTTGCTTTAAAAACCGGTTCAATTTGTCAATATGGTCGATAGCAAAATCTATCTCACGATCAGAACCTCGTCGGTATTCTCCAATACGGATCAACATCTCGTTGGCTTTATATTTAGCTAAAACTTCTCTTGCTTTCCCTATGATCCGTCGTTGTTCTTCAGGAACAATAGCAGTCAGGAGTCGGCTAATCGAAGCAAGTACGTCAATTGCAGGATAATGGTATGCTTGAGCTAGTGCATTGGAGAGAACAATATGCCCGTCAAGAATCGATTTGACTTCGTCAGCAACAGGCTCGTTCATATCATCTCCTGCTACCAAGACGGTATAAAATGCTGTAATGGTTCCTTTATCGGAGGCTCCTGATCTTTCCAATAGACGGGGTAGAGTGGAAAAAACCGATGGAGTGTATCCTGCTCTAGCAGGAGGCTCTCCAGCGGCTAACCCCACTTCCCGCAATGCACGAGCAAATCGTGTCACGGAATCCATCATAAGTACGACAGTTTTCCCTTGATCACGAAAATACTCTGCAATTGCAGTCCCTACATAGGCGGCATTAAGTCGCAATTGCGACGATTGGTCAGAAGTAGAAACGACAATTACGGAACGTTTCATTCCTTCTTCTCCCAAATCCCCCTCTATAAACTCACGTACTTCACGCCCCCTTTCTCCAATAAGCGCGATTACATTAACGTCGGCTTCTTCAGCGTTTCTTGCGATCATACCTAAGAGCGAAGATTTTCCCACTCCAGCACCAGCAAAAATTCCAATACGCTGCCCCCTAGCGACCGTGAGCATACCGTCTATACAACGCACACCCGTAGACAGGATCTGTCGTAATTTCGCCCTATGCAGGGGATCTGGGGGTGCACGAAAAATAGGAAATGTTTGATCCACATTTTGTAATGGACCTTTAGTTTCTACATCTATGGGTTCTCCCAACCCATTGAGAACACGACCTAAGAGGCCGTTTCCTGCTCGAATGTGTAAGGGGAGTCCTGTAGGGATGACTTCGGAAGAAGGACTCACTCCTGATAACTCTCCTAAAGGAGAGAGAAAGGCAAAACTCTGGGTAAAACCAACGACTTCTGTTACGAGAGGTTCCATGCCGTTACGTTTCACTAAGCATACTTCTCCAACACGCACATTAGGAACTACGGCTTTGATTAACATGCCGACCACTTCTGTAATGCGGCCTACTACAGTCGTAAGATTCACATCACCAAGTTGTGACATGAGAGTGTCGAAATCCGTTGTTAACTGATCCATGTTAACCTAATTGCGTTGTCATAATCGTTTTCACGCTACTTACAGAGGTACCGACAATACTCGCAAACAGTTCTGCTCTTTGTGTAGCTCGCTGCACAGCATATTGTACTTTAAGGAAGTTTGCTAAACTCTCACGATTCCCATCTCTATCAGAGAAGTAGAGCAACGCACGATTGAGGACCTCTTCTCCGGAGGAGACCCAATCAATGATTTTCCTAGTTACCGAACCCTCTTCTTTATCTTCTTTCCGAGCATCTTGTTGTGTGTGCTCAGCAATCGTATTCAAGTCTTCGTTAATTAAATCTATGATGACTCCTACAGCTTGGAAATGCTCGTCTGCAAACTGTGCTGTTGTCTGACTATCTTCGAAAGTTGAGCGGAAATCCCAGAGGCGCCCTTTCAAGTTGTTAATTTGCTCTTGGAGCTCTTCTGATTCCAAGGCCTCTTGCAACTCAGGATCGATTAAATTAGAATTTTGATCCTGCATCATTGCCATCGGATTTGGTTTAAATCCTTGAACAAGGGTCGTATCTTTAGGAGCAGCATAAGATCCCAAAGCAAATGGAGAAATATCTTTTTTTAATTCACTTGCTAAGGGGGTGCCAGAATTCTGAGTTATAGATTGCGCTTCTGCATCTCCATCAAGGTTGGGGAAACATTCTACAGGGTCTATCATAAAGCAAAAAAACCGTTTTACTGTTTTAAAAGCCTAGCCCAAAGGACCTGCACTTTTTGCCACTAAAGTGTCATGCCAATCTAAGACAGATTGAGCAAGAGCTCTTGTGGACTCTATTTTACAATTTGCTATCACTTGATCAGCAAATTTTAGGCAACTTTCTAGACTCTCTCTGCGCACTTCAAAAGAACTTCCTTGATGCAAGACGATGAGCATATGGGTAAGAGATAAAAATGCTTTTATACTCCAATTATCTTCATTGCCTTTTATCAGCGCACTGAGGCGTTCTTCAGCATCGAAAAGATCCATTTTATGCAAAGAAATCAATGCGAGTCCTAGATCATGACCATAATGATTAGGGTTTAGAATATGGAGAGATTGAAATAACTTTCTTGCGCTATCTTCATCTCCCTGTTTAATGGCCAAAAGGCCTGCTTCAAATAACAAAGCAAAGTCTGCTTGAAATACTTCCAAATCTGCCATGATCTCTCTCTTATATTATTAACTTCCTTTAACTGCTCTAGCCATTGTGATCATCTCTGTGTTCACAGCGGTTAGGATGTTGGACACCGATTCCATATACTGTGATAAGATCTGCATACGGAATTGCAAATTAAACATGGTTCCCAAATCGACAGTGCCTTGTGTTGATGTCTCTAACTCAGTTAAATACTGTTGAACACCCTTCACGTAAGTACATACGCCGTCTAGCATCTTATTAAAATCGAATGCTGTGCAACTTTTATTTGTAGCCATAGATTTCTCTCCTCTGGACCTTTATATCATCTTGCGGTTGATCCGACCCAGAACTTTCTGTAGAGCTACATAGCCTGCTAACAACGACTGTTGTTGCCCAAAAGATTCTTTGTCAGAACCTTCTCGAAGCAGCGCATGTAACTTATGAACTTTATCTTGCACACTAGCTTTAAGTTCTTGAGCTCTGTCATGATCTTGCATATCTTGTTCTAAATCTAACAGCGGTTGAGAATTTTTTTCTTCTTTCGCTGTATTTTCCATATTAAACATAGAATATCTACCTAAATATAAATAATTAATAAACCCCAATACTTGGTTATTTATTGTAGTCTATTTTATATTTCAACCCTTCCTTCTCTAAAAAGATCGCGTTAGGTTGTATACTTGTTACTGTCATACCATCAATCACGTCCCCTCTTGTGAGGATTCTGCCATTGACAACTACATTGATACTTATTTCTCCGTATCTAGAATAGCCTGTAACACGATAGCGATTGGGGTAACGTAGGTTTAAATCTATGATTCCCTCTTCAGCTGGGAGTAAGACAGCAAAATTCTTGACCAACCTCACACCAGGAATCCCCGACAGCTCTTGCACTACAGCACGGAACTTCTCTGCATCATCGTTATTGACGTAACCAGTAAGGATAACTTCACCGTTCACAAAGGCCACATGGATGTTTGCAAAACCTCCTTGAAGAAGATGGCCTGCAATTGCTTTTAACATCTGGGTTTCAACAACAACTTTATTCTCTAGTAACGAGAGGTAATTAAAATGTATATTTAAATAATCAACGAGGCAAGCTGCTTGCTCCTCAGTCTTGACATAGCCTGTGATGATGAATTTCCCAGGTTCTGGGGAATGCATGCTGATGCCTTTAAACTCGGGTCGCTTTGATAACAGGATGTTCATCTCCTGCCAAACAGCTTCATCATCAATAACATTATCATCTACGGATTTCACAAAGGAAAGGGCGTCTACTTTATACAGCAGCTCGCTTTTGTCCGTACTATTTTTGACATGTCCGATTAAGAAAAGTTGGCTGTTCGTTTTATTAAACGTATAACGCACCGTAGGGAACTGATTGATAACCTGGGCAAGATCTTCTTGATAATCAATATTTTCTAAAGGAACCACTTCTTTGGTATGGAAAAGAGAAGCTGTTCCTATACCAAAGAGAATAGCCAATCCTCCAACAAACAGGGTAAGAATGAAAGATCCTGCGGGTAGTGTAGCGCGTTTTTGTTTTTCTTCTTCTTCTTGGGCCTCTTGTCTTTCTAAGGCTTCGGCGTCTTGCTGTCTCCCAAACAAACTGTAATCGTCTGGGGATAGAGAAGCAACTATAGTATCAGCGGGGGCATGATGATCTATAAGTAAAAATAATGTCGTTCCTAAAGCCACAACTTGATTCGAGCTCAATGTAGAGGTCTTATCAATTTTTCGTCCTTCAACAATGACACCGTTTTTACTATCGAGATCCTCGATAAGAATGCCCCCGTCATTACCGACAGTAATTTTAGCATGTTGATGAGAAACACTTAAGTCATTAAATACTATGTCACAAGTTGTAGGATCCGTACCTAAAATATAGGTTTTTCCTGAGTCTAAATGGAACTCTGCTCCAATATTAGCTCCGGCTAAAACTTTGAGTAAAAAACGAGAAGGCTGCGTCAAGTCTACAGAGATATTTTTTTTCGCAATATCATCAATCTCTGCTGGAAAAATTGTTTGATCGAATCGAAATAAGTCTTGAACATGAAATGGGGATAGAACTGCGCTCTTTTCGTTCTCGACTTTTTTAGGAGTTTCTTTGTTATCCTCTGCAGTATGGTCACTTGCCGTGTCGTCATTTGCATCAGCGGCACTGTCAGAATCTTCTTTATTATCTTCCGTAAGGTTCTCTTCTTCTTCTTGTACAAAGGCTTCTTCTGCTTCCTTATCCTCGGATTCTTTTTGTGAATCCAAAGGTGTTGCTTCTATTTTAGAGCCTTCCTCAGGTTGATCTTTTTTTTCTGGAGAATCCGGTGTTGCTTTCTTATTAGCCTTCTCTTCTACAGGTTTATTTTCTTTCAAGGGAGTCTCATCCCTGGCTGTGTTTTTAAGAGAGGGTTCTGCTGACTTTGGTTGCGGATCTTGCCTAGGCGAAGCTCCGTTATCTTCCATAATGGCGTTCTGGGGTTTGTTGGTTCTTTCCTCTCCTTTCGGAGAATCCTTTGCATTTTGTTCCTTTGGATTCAAAGACTCGTTTGAAGATTCTTTTAAACCCTTCTTAGCAACTTTGGCTCTTGGTTGATTTTTTTCCGCTTTTGCTGATGCTAAAAAAGCATCAGCAAGCTCCTGATCCCCACTTGTAATTGGATCGCTACTTCCCTGATCTTTGGTCAGCTTTTCCTTAGGCTTCGGTGAATGATTTGTTTCCGAAGTTTGCCGAGGCTCAAGATCTTTTCCCTGTTCATTACTATCGGACAAATCCCCTGAATCATTAGAAAAATTGTCTTCGGGAATATCAAAATCATAAACAAGATCTTGAGGATCAAATTCATCTGATAAGAAAGAATACTGATTGCTTCCTAATAAGATAGTATCTTCATTTTTTAACTGTGTAGTTTCTTGGATCGCTACGCCATTTACAACAATAGGAATTGTATCATCTAAATTTGTGATGTAGTAGCTTCCGTCAGTCTTATTGATAATGGCTTGCGATGCACCGAGTTTAGGATCTTCAATAGGAATGTCATTAGCACTAGAGTCGCGTCCTATAGACCAGCTTATCCCATCTTCCAGAACAAAAATTACACCAGACAAGGGGCCTTCATCAACAATTAATCGTACTGCCATTTATTCCACCTTGTTACTGTTTACCTAGGCCAAGATCTGACAGCCATGTCTCTGAAAAATTCATAAAACTCTCAACATGTCGTACAAAATCATCATATGTAGTATCCCCAGAAAATCTGCGGACCATGACAACATTGCCCTCGGAATCCAAACCTAAAGCACTGCCTCCTGTTTCTCTACCGAATAAATTGCCAATCATCATTTGCAAGTATAATTTTGCTGTATCAGCAGATGGAGGCAAAGCTCCTAACGAAGCACTTAAAACAATTTCGTTATCAGCATTTTGCTGAGCACGCACTTTAACTACCTCACTTATAGGCAGGACATAGGCTCCGTCAGCATCTAACTCGAGAGTTGACGTTATACCCATATACGTGGCAAAATTTTTTATTAATTTTTCCAACATACTCGTGTTTTCCAACGCAGCAATGGTTGTCTTTGTTCCCTGAGGAATGGAAACAATCTCATTTCTAAAACCTGCTTTTTCTTCCTTTAAATCGAGTTATGCCAATACGAACTTTAAAAATAAAAACGATTTCTTATTTGCAGAAACAGCATTGAGCGCTTTTCTTTGCTCATCTTTTTCATTATAAAGAACAAGAGGCCACAAGAAAAATCGAGCTGAATCCATAACAAGAATAATTATAATCTATCAATTAACCCGAGCACGCCCATTCCCTCACAGACATCAGAGGATATTCGTACTTCTAATGAAAGCTTAGAGTATTTTCGAAAGCTGTACATGTCAAGCGATGAATTAGGCATTAAAGCATCAATAGCTTAGAACGGAAGGAATACGTGGGGATGAAATTTGCCTCTGGGTTATATGTGAGCTCTTTTTTTCATAAATTTCCCATTGTTTTTTCGCGGCACAAGTTAACAAAAGTTTTGCTTTATTTACTCCTTCTTTGGTGCATTGCAGTCTTTTTTGCACGCATTCACTGATGAAATCTATATCTAAATAAACAAAACCTGTAGGGGTTTCTTTCCATAAAAAGGTTCGTGGCACGTTAAAATCAAAGACAATACGTTTGGGAATGCTAGCAAGACTCTCACAGGAAAGATCGGAAAATTGTGAAGCTGATTCTGAAGAGCCAAAGAAAATCACATCATAGGGTTGTCGAAATGAGAGCGTTTCTCGAGACAAGGTTCTATAGGGGGCCGTGACTTGTTGTCTAGAGCAAAAGGTAATCCTATGATACCCATGTTGATATAAGTAGGCAGCGACTTTCCTATTGATATCCGAGTATCCTACGAATAAAAAATTCGTATATATCGACTTGTCGTAGCTGAGTAGAATTTCTTGAACGACAGATTCTATGGTCACTTGATGATCGGGAAACCCGATGCGTGAGCGATACTCCTTCCCTTCCTTTAGAGCTTTTTGAAATAAAAAATGAAGATCAAAAGGCAACTCTCTCTCTTTGCTTCCTTTTAAATAGGCTCGTTTTACCTGTCCTTGAATTTCCGTTTCCCCAAAGATCAAACTATCTATACCACTGGTGACCTGAAACAGATGAGTAAAACAAGACAAACCTCTATGACGGTAAGGACGTATTCCCTGGGATGTCAATTCTGAAAGTAAGGCGGCTTGAGCAATTTCAGGACTTTCTGAATAATAATAAAGTTCGGCTCGATGACAAGTAAGTAACGGGATAAACGCTCCTCCTTTGCCTAAAAAACGCTGTGCAAGGAAAAGATTTTTTTCAAAAGATTGCAGATATTGAATCGCACGCTCTCTTTCTTTCAAAGCGGCTTCACGATAACTGATTCCAACAACTCCTAACACCATAAGCACGATTCGATAATTTCAGAACAGTATGAAGGAAACTTATACTAAATTTATAAATGAAAAGTAACTTAGCTGTATAGACGAAGAGAAAATTAGAAGCCATCAAATAATCTATTTTCTCTGCTCATTGCGTTTTGAAGGCGGTTGCCTATCCCATATACCAGAGGATCTTTACGTTGCTTTAAAAATTGAAAGGTAATTTTGACTACGATCTCTAGGAGAAATCAATGAAGAAGGCAGGCCTATGTTTTGCAGTTCCCGTGTTTTGTTCTTCCTTGATTAGGAAAAAGAGGTTCGGGTAAGATGCGTTTTGAGCTCCTCGGGGAGTTCCAAGGATTCTGTCCTTAAATGATAAGACTTTAGCGGATGGATATGCAGTTTAAAGCTGAGTTCATGTGATAGCGATACATTCCCAAGACTAAGATCCATAAGTTTCGTCTTAGTACGAAACTTATATGTTGAGCTTGTCCCTTTTCTTGGCGCAAAATAGATAAGCAATCAAAAGATTGTCCTATCCGCTCTTCTTAAAAATTCAACAAAATATCACACATGGCGGCATACACAGAAGCAAGCATTCTTTCTTTGGCCTCTCTTGATCACATTCGTCTTCGGGCGGGGATGTACATTGGAAGGCTTGGCAATGGTTCTCAAAAAGAGGATGGGATTTACACTCTTTTTAAAGAAGTG encodes:
- a CDS encoding glutamyl-tRNA reductase — protein: MVLGVVGISYREAALKERERAIQYLQSFEKNLFLAQRFLGKGGAFIPLLTCHRAELYYYSESPEIAQAALLSELTSQGIRPYRHRGLSCFTHLFQVTSGIDSLIFGETEIQGQVKRAYLKGSKERELPFDLHFLFQKALKEGKEYRSRIGFPDHQVTIESVVQEILLSYDKSIYTNFLFVGYSDINRKVAAYLYQHGYHRITFCSRQQVTAPYRTLSRETLSFRQPYDVIFFGSSESASQFSDLSCESLASIPKRIVFDFNVPRTFLWKETPTGFVYLDIDFISECVQKRLQCTKEGVNKAKLLLTCAAKKQWEIYEKKSSHITQRQISSPRIPSVLSY
- a CDS encoding DUF5398 family protein is translated as MFNMENTAKEEKNSQPLLDLEQDMQDHDRAQELKASVQDKVHKLHALLREGSDKESFGQQQSLLAGYVALQKVLGRINRKMI
- a CDS encoding DUF5421 family protein, with the translated sequence MELKKTAESLYSAKTDNHTVYQNSPEPRDSRDVKVFSLEGKQTRQEKTTSSKGNTRTESRKFADEEKRVDDEIAEVGSKEEEQESQEFCLAENAFAGMSLIDIAAAGSAEAVVEVAPIAVSSIDTQWIENIILSTVESMVISEINGEQLVELVLDASSSVPEAFVGANLTLVQSGQDLSVKFSSFVDATQMAEAADLVTNNPSQLSSLVSALKGHQLTLKEFSVGNLLVQLPKIEEVQTPLHMIASTIRHREEKDQRDQNQKQKQDDKEQDSYKIEEARL
- the sctQ gene encoding type III secretion system cytoplasmic ring protein SctQ, translating into MAVAADSSASWLKSRNNFLSSLGKTEEQVAAPEFPKELCQHKIREKFRLEDVQVSIKFRGSITAVEATKEFGVHLLIQPMVVQPWEVENLLFLTSEEDLQELMVAVFDDASLASYFYEKDKLLGFHYYFVAEACKLFEELQWVPSLSAKVGGDAIFTATSLQGSFQVVDISLRLDGKNVRCRLLLPEDTFQSCQKFFSGLHDESDLHNIDQTQQISLSVEVGYSQLTQEEWHQVVPGSFIMLDSCLYDPETEESGALLTVQKHQFFGGRFLTPSSGEFKITSYPNLTHEDPPLPENPQASAAPLPGYSRLVVEVARYSLAVSEFIKLNLGSILSLGNHPAYGVDIILDGAKVGRGEIIALGDVLGIRVLEV
- a CDS encoding type III secretion system chaperone, whose amino-acid sequence is MLEKLIKNFATYMGITSTLELDADGAYVLPISEVVKVRAQQNADNEIVLSASLGALPPSADTAKLYLQMMIGNLFGRETGGSALGLDSEGNVVMVRRFSGDTTYDDFVRHVESFMNFSETWLSDLGLGKQ
- a CDS encoding DUF5407 family protein, yielding MATNKSCTAFDFNKMLDGVCTYVKGVQQYLTELETSTQGTVDLGTMFNLQFRMQILSQYMESVSNILTAVNTEMITMARAVKGS
- the sctN gene encoding type III secretion system ATPase SctN, encoding MDQLTTDFDTLMSQLGDVNLTTVVGRITEVVGMLIKAVVPNVRVGEVCLVKRNGMEPLVTEVVGFTQSFAFLSPLGELSGVSPSSEVIPTGLPLHIRAGNGLLGRVLNGLGEPIDVETKGPLQNVDQTFPIFRAPPDPLHRAKLRQILSTGVRCIDGMLTVARGQRIGIFAGAGVGKSSLLGMIARNAEEADVNVIALIGERGREVREFIEGDLGEEGMKRSVIVVSTSDQSSQLRLNAAYVGTAIAEYFRDQGKTVVLMMDSVTRFARALREVGLAAGEPPARAGYTPSVFSTLPRLLERSGASDKGTITAFYTVLVAGDDMNEPVADEVKSILDGHIVLSNALAQAYHYPAIDVLASISRLLTAIVPEEQRRIIGKAREVLAKYKANEMLIRIGEYRRGSDREIDFAIDHIDKLNRFLKQDIHEKTNYEEAAQQLRAIFR
- the sctD gene encoding type III secretion system inner membrane ring subunit SctD, with translation MAVRLIVDEGPLSGVIFVLEDGISWSIGRDSSANDIPIEDPKLGASQAIINKTDGSYYITNLDDTIPIVVNGVAIQETTQLKNEDTILLGSNQYSFLSDEFDPQDLVYDFDIPEDNFSNDSGDLSDSNEQGKDLEPRQTSETNHSPKPKEKLTKDQGSSDPITSGDQELADAFLASAKAEKNQPRAKVAKKGLKESSNESLNPKEQNAKDSPKGEERTNKPQNAIMEDNGASPRQDPQPKSAEPSLKNTARDETPLKENKPVEEKANKKATPDSPEKKDQPEEGSKIEATPLDSQKESEDKEAEEAFVQEEEENLTEDNKEDSDSAADANDDTASDHTAEDNKETPKKVENEKSAVLSPFHVQDLFRFDQTIFPAEIDDIAKKNISVDLTQPSRFLLKVLAGANIGAEFHLDSGKTYILGTDPTTCDIVFNDLSVSHQHAKITVGNDGGILIEDLDSKNGVIVEGRKIDKTSTLSSNQVVALGTTLFLLIDHHAPADTIVASLSPDDYSLFGRQQDAEALERQEAQEEEEKQKRATLPAGSFILTLFVGGLAILFGIGTASLFHTKEVVPLENIDYQEDLAQVINQFPTVRYTFNKTNSQLFLIGHVKNSTDKSELLYKVDALSFVKSVDDNVIDDEAVWQEMNILLSKRPEFKGISMHSPEPGKFIITGYVKTEEQAACLVDYLNIHFNYLSLLENKVVVETQMLKAIAGHLLQGGFANIHVAFVNGEVILTGYVNNDDAEKFRAVVQELSGIPGVRLVKNFAVLLPAEEGIIDLNLRYPNRYRVTGYSRYGEISINVVVNGRILTRGDVIDGMTVTSIQPNAIFLEKEGLKYKIDYNK